A genomic stretch from Rhodobacterales bacterium HKCCA1288 includes:
- a CDS encoding biotin--[acetyl-CoA-carboxylase] ligase, with amino-acid sequence MAEAERRLRAAPLERPTWILAHTQDAGYGRRGRAWRAPRGNFTASLILPLNCPPQEAALRSFTAALALRDALASYVAPDALTLKWPNDVLLHGQKIAGILLQSHGVAAGQQGHLVIGIGVNLRHSPDVAGLEEGALAPIDLFSVAGQCPDPETFLDHLTPRMAHWEAQISQQGFAPVRAAWLTHAAKRGEVILARLPNRDIRGVFDDVDETGNLILTTPSGPCAIAAADIYF; translated from the coding sequence ATGGCCGAAGCGGAGCGGCGCTTGCGCGCAGCGCCGCTAGAGCGACCCACATGGATTTTGGCCCATACCCAAGACGCGGGATATGGTCGGCGGGGGCGGGCATGGCGCGCCCCCCGTGGTAACTTCACAGCCTCACTCATCCTGCCACTCAACTGCCCCCCGCAAGAGGCAGCTTTGCGCTCGTTCACCGCGGCGCTGGCCTTGCGCGATGCTTTGGCCAGTTATGTGGCGCCTGACGCATTGACCTTAAAATGGCCCAATGATGTGCTGCTTCATGGTCAGAAAATCGCGGGCATCCTGCTGCAAAGCCACGGGGTCGCTGCGGGCCAGCAGGGGCATTTGGTGATTGGCATCGGTGTGAACCTTCGGCACAGCCCAGATGTGGCGGGCCTTGAGGAGGGCGCGCTTGCGCCTATTGATCTGTTCAGCGTTGCAGGCCAATGCCCAGACCCTGAAACATTTTTAGATCACCTGACCCCGCGCATGGCTCACTGGGAGGCGCAGATCTCTCAGCAGGGTTTTGCCCCTGTGCGCGCCGCATGGTTGACCCACGCCGCCAAGCGCGGCGAAGTCATTTTGGCGCGTTTGCCCAATCGGGACATTCGTGGTGTTTTTGACGATGTCGATGAAACTGGTAATCTGATATTAACCACGCCAAGCGGGCCTTGTGCCATTGCGGCGGCGGATATTTATTTTTAG
- the nuoL gene encoding NADH-quinone oxidoreductase subunit L encodes METILLFAPLIGALLAGFGWRWFGEQLACIIATALLFLSMILSWAVFIGFDGETYSISILRWVESGSLFTDWAIRIDRLTAIMLIVITSVSALVHLYSFGYMAHDDNFREGESYRPRFFAYLSFFTFAMLMLVTADNLLQLFFGWEGVGVASYLLIGFYFRKPSAGAAAMKAFIVNRVGDFGFLLGIFGLYWMADSIQFDVILPMGAELAEQSFAFLGFEVNAANTIAMLLFIGAMGKSAQLLLHTWLPDAMEGPTPVSALIHAATMVTAGVFLVCRMSPIMEYAPYATNFIIILGALTAFFAATVGLVQNDIKRVIAYSTCSQLGYMFVAAGVGVYSVAMFHLFTHAFFKAMLFLGAGSVIHAMHHEQDMRNYGGLRKKIPYTFAAMLIGTLAITGVGIPLTYYGFAGFLSKDAVIESAYAFGGGLGHYAFWMLVIAAAFTSFYSWRLMFLTFFGTPRGDKHTHDHAHESPVVMLIPLGVLAFGAVFAGMIWLKPFFGHPDEVGKFFGVPYAEAMAHGEGDATHGTEGHTDAAMAEAGHDATHAATHEGTAEAEHHYVFTGAPGEGAIHQAPDNTVLSDAHEVPKWVKVAPFIAMLGGLLVAYIFYIAVPSLPARWAAVNRPLYLFLLNKWYFDEIYDAVFVRPAQAIGRVFWKLGDTKIIDGGINGLALGIIPFLTRLAGRAQSGYVFHYAFAMVVGVVALITWISLSIGG; translated from the coding sequence ATGGAAACGATCCTGCTTTTTGCACCGCTCATCGGCGCGCTTTTGGCTGGCTTTGGCTGGCGGTGGTTTGGTGAACAACTCGCCTGCATCATTGCAACCGCGCTTTTGTTCTTGTCGATGATCCTGTCTTGGGCCGTGTTCATCGGGTTTGATGGCGAAACCTATTCCATCTCAATCCTGCGTTGGGTGGAATCAGGCAGCCTGTTCACGGATTGGGCCATTCGCATTGATCGCTTGACGGCGATTATGTTGATTGTGATCACCTCTGTCTCGGCGCTGGTGCATCTTTATTCCTTTGGCTACATGGCGCATGACGACAATTTCCGCGAAGGCGAAAGTTATCGCCCGCGGTTCTTTGCCTATCTGTCGTTCTTCACTTTTGCCATGCTGATGCTGGTGACCGCGGATAACCTGTTGCAACTCTTTTTCGGGTGGGAAGGGGTCGGGGTCGCCTCCTATCTTTTGATTGGCTTCTACTTCCGCAAGCCAAGCGCAGGTGCGGCGGCGATGAAGGCCTTTATCGTCAACCGCGTTGGCGATTTCGGCTTCCTGTTGGGGATCTTCGGTCTGTATTGGATGGCGGACTCGATCCAATTCGATGTGATTTTGCCGATGGGTGCGGAATTGGCAGAGCAAAGCTTTGCCTTCCTCGGTTTTGAGGTAAATGCCGCCAATACAATCGCAATGCTGTTGTTCATCGGCGCGATGGGGAAATCGGCGCAGCTCTTGCTGCACACATGGTTGCCTGACGCGATGGAAGGCCCGACCCCTGTATCCGCGCTGATCCACGCTGCAACCATGGTGACGGCGGGGGTCTTCTTGGTCTGCCGTATGTCGCCGATTATGGAATACGCCCCCTATGCTACAAACTTCATCATCATCCTTGGCGCGCTGACCGCGTTCTTTGCGGCCACGGTTGGGTTGGTGCAGAACGATATCAAGCGCGTCATCGCCTATTCCACCTGTTCGCAATTGGGATATATGTTCGTTGCGGCAGGGGTTGGGGTTTATTCGGTGGCGATGTTCCACCTCTTTACCCACGCATTCTTCAAGGCCATGCTGTTCCTTGGCGCGGGCTCGGTCATCCACGCGATGCATCATGAGCAGGATATGCGCAATTACGGCGGATTGCGGAAGAAGATCCCCTATACATTCGCGGCCATGCTGATTGGCACATTGGCTATCACGGGCGTTGGTATCCCGCTGACCTATTATGGCTTTGCAGGGTTCCTGTCCAAAGACGCGGTGATTGAAAGCGCCTATGCCTTTGGCGGTGGTTTGGGCCATTACGCCTTCTGGATGTTGGTGATCGCTGCTGCCTTCACCAGCTTCTATTCATGGCGTTTGATGTTCCTCACCTTCTTTGGCACTCCGCGGGGTGACAAGCACACGCATGATCACGCACATGAAAGCCCTGTGGTGATGTTGATCCCGCTTGGCGTTCTGGCCTTTGGTGCGGTGTTTGCCGGTATGATCTGGCTGAAGCCGTTCTTTGGGCATCCAGATGAGGTCGGTAAATTCTTTGGCGTCCCCTATGCTGAGGCGATGGCCCATGGTGAAGGGGATGCAACCCATGGCACCGAAGGTCACACCGATGCGGCCATGGCCGAAGCAGGTCATGATGCCACCCATGCCGCCACGCATGAGGGCACAGCCGAAGCTGAACATCACTACGTCTTTACGGGCGCACCTGGTGAAGGGGCCATTCACCAAGCCCCGGATAACACGGTTCTCAGTGACGCGCATGAAGTGCCCAAATGGGTCAAAGTTGCGCCGTTTATCGCGATGTTGGGCGGGCTTCTTGTGGCTTATATCTTTTACATCGCTGTCCCAAGCCTTCCTGCCCGTTGGGCAGCGGTCAACCGCCCGCTTTATCTGTTCTTGCTGAACAAGTGGTATTTTGACGAGATTTATGACGCGGTCTTTGTGCGCCCTGCTCAGGCGATTGGCCGTGTCTTTTGGAAGCTTGGCGATACCAAAATCATTGACGGGGGGATCAACGGCCTTGCCCTTGGGATCATCCCCTTCCTAACCCGCCTCGCAGGGCGTGCGCAGTCGGGTTACGTTTTCCATTATGCATTTGCCATGGTGGTCGGTGTGGTAGCACTGATCACATGGATCAGCCTTTCGATCGGAGGCTAA
- the nuoN gene encoding NADH-quinone oxidoreductase subunit NuoN: MIGADLAVLIPEIVLSIYAMAGLMLAVYTTKDGMAPALTYATAAVFAIMALYVAATGQGDASSFGGMIVVDDFARFAKIVILLSAAVILIVGQEAMQKSGLGRFEYPMIVTLAVVGMMIMVSAGDLIVLYMGLELQSLALYVVAALRRDSVRSTEAGLKYFVLGALSSGLLLYGASLVYGFAGTTLFAGIIEASMGGMSLGMVFGLVFMAAGLAFKVSAAPFHMWTPDVYEGAPTPVTALFATAPKMAAMGLFARVVYDAFGMAISDWQQIVAALAVLSMFVGAIAAIGQTDIKRLMAYSSIGHMGFALMGLASGTGQGVEAMLIYMAIYVTMNIGVFSFIMSMEKDGYPVTDISALNGYATAQSGQALAVLVLMFSLAGVPPMLGFFAKYAVLVAAVDAGLVWLAVAGVIASVIGAYYYLRIVYFMYFGEPREGLDGRMSIIQFLGLTISAVVMIAGIVNLFGIDHLAANAAQALVR; encoded by the coding sequence ATGATCGGCGCAGACCTCGCAGTTTTGATCCCAGAGATTGTCCTGTCCATCTATGCGATGGCGGGGCTGATGTTGGCTGTTTACACCACCAAAGATGGCATGGCGCCTGCGTTAACCTACGCGACCGCCGCAGTTTTCGCCATTATGGCGCTCTATGTCGCGGCAACAGGTCAAGGCGATGCAAGCAGCTTTGGTGGCATGATCGTGGTTGATGATTTTGCGCGCTTTGCCAAAATTGTGATCCTTTTGTCCGCGGCGGTAATTTTGATCGTAGGCCAAGAGGCGATGCAGAAATCGGGCCTTGGTCGGTTTGAATATCCGATGATTGTCACCTTGGCGGTTGTTGGCATGATGATCATGGTGTCCGCTGGCGACTTGATCGTGCTTTACATGGGGTTGGAGCTGCAATCCCTAGCCCTTTATGTGGTTGCCGCCTTGCGCCGTGACAGCGTGCGCTCAACCGAGGCAGGCCTTAAATATTTCGTGCTTGGCGCTCTTTCCTCGGGTCTTTTGCTCTATGGCGCGTCCCTCGTTTACGGCTTTGCGGGAACTACGCTTTTTGCGGGCATCATCGAGGCCTCGATGGGGGGTATGTCTTTGGGCATGGTGTTTGGCCTTGTCTTTATGGCGGCAGGTCTGGCCTTCAAAGTATCAGCGGCCCCGTTCCATATGTGGACACCTGATGTTTATGAGGGCGCACCCACACCTGTGACAGCCCTTTTCGCAACTGCCCCGAAAATGGCCGCAATGGGCCTATTTGCCCGTGTCGTCTACGATGCCTTTGGCATGGCCATTTCCGATTGGCAGCAGATCGTTGCGGCCTTGGCGGTTTTGTCGATGTTTGTCGGGGCCATTGCAGCGATTGGCCAAACCGATATCAAACGCCTGATGGCTTATTCTTCCATCGGGCATATGGGTTTTGCCCTGATGGGTCTGGCGTCTGGCACGGGGCAGGGTGTCGAGGCGATGCTGATCTATATGGCGATCTATGTGACCATGAATATTGGTGTGTTCTCCTTCATCATGTCGATGGAGAAAGATGGATACCCCGTCACCGATATCTCTGCCTTGAATGGCTATGCCACCGCGCAATCGGGTCAGGCCTTGGCGGTTTTGGTGCTGATGTTCAGTCTCGCGGGTGTCCCACCCATGTTGGGCTTTTTCGCGAAATACGCGGTCTTGGTCGCGGCTGTTGATGCAGGCTTGGTTTGGTTGGCCGTGGCAGGGGTCATCGCCTCTGTAATAGGCGCCTACTATTATTTGCGTATCGTCTATTTCATGTATTTTGGCGAACCGCGCGAAGGCCTAGATGGGCGGATGTCGATCATCCAATTCTTGGGCCTGACGATTTCCGCTGTGGTCATGATTGCGGGCATTGTGAATTTGTTCGGGATTGACCACTTGGCGGCCAACGCGGCGCAGGCACTTGTGCGCTGA
- the nuoK gene encoding NADH-quinone oxidoreductase subunit NuoK — protein MTIGLEHYLTVAAALFVIGIFGIFLNRKNVIVILMSVELILLSVNINLVAFSSYLGDLTGQVFTMFVLTVAAAEAAIGLAILVCFFRNRGTIAVEDVSNMKG, from the coding sequence ATGACGATCGGACTGGAACACTACCTGACGGTGGCGGCTGCGCTCTTTGTGATCGGGATTTTTGGCATCTTCCTCAATCGGAAGAATGTCATCGTAATCCTGATGTCAGTCGAATTGATTTTGCTATCGGTGAATATCAACCTTGTCGCCTTTTCCTCCTATTTGGGGGATTTGACGGGTCAGGTCTTTACCATGTTCGTCCTGACAGTCGCCGCGGCAGAGGCCGCGATTGGTCTTGCGATCCTTGTCTGTTTCTTCCGCAACCGTGGCACCATCGCGGTTGAAGATGTTTCGAATATGAAGGGCTGA
- a CDS encoding NADH-quinone oxidoreductase subunit M: protein MDNLLSIVTFLPMVAALILALFLRGEDEAAQLGAKRLALAATTATFLISLAILVQFDANDTGFQMVEEREWLFGLSYKLGVDGISVLFVLLTTFLMPITIAACWGVEHRVKEYMIALLVLESLMIGVFVALDLVLFYLFFEAGLIPMFLIIGIWGGKNRIYAAFKFFLYTFLGSVLMLVAMVAMYIDAGTTDIPTLLTHEFSAAGISLFGWQIAGGMQMLLWLAFFASFAVKMPMWPVHTWLPDAHVQAPTAGSVVLAAILLKMGGYGFLRFSLPMFPVASDIMAPLVLWMSVIAIIYTSLVAMVQEDMKKLIAYSSVAHMGYVTMGIFAANQQGVDGAIFQMISHGFVSGALFLCVGVIYDRMHTREIDAYGGLVNRMPAYAAVFMLFTMANVGLPGTSGFVGEFLTLMGVFHVNTLIGLLAATGVILSAAYALWLYRRVVFGDLIKESLKSITDMTAREKAIFAPLVVMTILLGVYPSLVTDIIGPSVEALLSNYHTSVAEFAPATALAASH, encoded by the coding sequence ATGGACAACTTACTTTCCATCGTCACCTTCCTGCCTATGGTTGCGGCCCTCATCCTTGCGCTGTTTTTGCGCGGCGAGGATGAGGCGGCACAGCTTGGAGCCAAGCGTTTGGCGCTGGCAGCCACGACCGCAACCTTCCTGATCTCCTTGGCGATCCTTGTGCAATTCGATGCGAATGACACGGGCTTCCAAATGGTGGAAGAACGCGAATGGCTCTTTGGCCTCAGCTATAAATTGGGCGTAGACGGGATCAGCGTGCTATTCGTTCTGCTGACCACATTCTTGATGCCCATTACAATCGCTGCCTGTTGGGGCGTAGAGCATCGCGTCAAAGAATACATGATCGCGCTTTTGGTTCTCGAAAGCCTGATGATCGGCGTCTTTGTGGCATTGGATTTGGTGCTGTTCTACCTGTTCTTCGAAGCGGGCCTGATCCCGATGTTCCTGATTATTGGGATTTGGGGCGGCAAAAACCGCATCTATGCGGCGTTCAAATTCTTCCTCTACACCTTCCTTGGCTCGGTGCTGATGCTGGTGGCGATGGTGGCGATGTATATCGATGCCGGCACCACCGATATCCCAACATTGCTGACACATGAATTCTCGGCGGCAGGCATCAGCCTCTTTGGATGGCAGATTGCAGGTGGGATGCAGATGTTGCTTTGGCTTGCTTTCTTCGCGTCCTTTGCGGTCAAAATGCCAATGTGGCCTGTCCATACATGGTTGCCCGATGCGCACGTTCAGGCGCCAACCGCAGGCTCTGTGGTTCTGGCGGCAATCCTGCTGAAGATGGGCGGATACGGTTTCTTGCGCTTTAGCTTGCCAATGTTCCCAGTTGCCTCTGACATCATGGCGCCATTGGTGCTTTGGATGTCTGTGATTGCGATCATCTACACCTCACTGGTCGCGATGGTGCAAGAAGACATGAAAAAGCTGATCGCTTACTCATCGGTTGCGCATATGGGATATGTGACGATGGGGATTTTCGCCGCCAATCAACAAGGTGTAGATGGCGCCATTTTCCAAATGATCAGCCACGGCTTTGTTTCGGGGGCGTTGTTCCTCTGTGTTGGCGTGATCTATGATCGCATGCACACGCGTGAGATTGACGCTTATGGTGGTCTGGTAAATCGGATGCCCGCTTATGCGGCGGTGTTCATGCTGTTCACCATGGCCAATGTGGGCCTTCCTGGCACATCGGGCTTTGTCGGCGAATTCCTGACCTTGATGGGTGTTTTCCATGTGAACACGCTGATTGGGCTTTTGGCGGCAACAGGCGTGATCTTGTCGGCGGCCTATGCGCTATGGCTCTATCGCCGCGTGGTGTTTGGTGACCTGATCAAGGAAAGCCTGAAATCCATCACCGACATGACCGCGCGCGAAAAGGCGATTTTCGCGCCATTGGTGGTGATGACCATTCTATTGGGTGTCTATCCGAGCCTCGTCACCGATATTATTGGCCCCTCGGTAGAGGCGCTTTTGTCGAATTATCACACAAGCGTTGCGGAGTTTGCCCCCGCAACTGCGCTTGCAGCCAGCCATTGA
- a CDS encoding DEAD/DEAH box helicase gives MTKFTDLNLNPKVLKAISEAGYETPTPIQAGAIPPALEGRDVLGIAQTGTGKTASFTLPMITLLARGRARARMPRSLVLCPTRELAAQVAENFDTYTKHLKLTKALLIGGVSFKEQDLLIDRGVDVLIATPGRLLDHFERGKLLLTGVQIMVVDEADRMLDMGFIPDIERIFSLTPFTRQTFFFSATMAPEIERITSTFLSNPARIEVARQSTTSDTITQALFSFKPTRRDTSAKEKRTMLRAAIAAEGEGCTNAIIFCNRKVDVDIVAKSLKKHGLDAAPIHGDLDQSQRMRTLDGFREGSLRFLVASDVAARGLDVPSVSHVFNYDVPSHAEDYVHRIGRTGRAGRKGRAITIAVPADEKYLTAIEALIGKPIPTDEPLPWSPTSAQKPHEADAANDDRDKPRRSRGGRGRRKPHEGDEGSTAKTETKTEAPKEGPEDNTPPQPTPSSTAPRPERNHDRHERGGRNRGGQGGGHRVVGMGEHLPSFIALSFEERRGPSSSYVSADAEDEQSQAEAQEIETPVAATEEAPKPKRKRSPRKPKEKPEAAGTETPAEAVSEE, from the coding sequence ATGACCAAATTCACCGATCTAAACCTCAATCCGAAGGTTCTGAAAGCTATATCTGAAGCAGGGTATGAAACCCCAACCCCCATTCAGGCAGGCGCGATCCCCCCCGCATTGGAAGGGCGCGATGTTTTGGGGATTGCCCAGACGGGCACAGGCAAAACCGCCAGTTTCACATTGCCCATGATCACGCTTCTGGCACGGGGGCGGGCACGGGCGCGGATGCCACGCAGCCTTGTTCTTTGTCCCACCCGCGAATTGGCGGCACAGGTGGCCGAAAATTTCGACACCTACACCAAGCATCTGAAACTGACCAAGGCGCTGCTGATTGGCGGCGTATCATTTAAAGAGCAAGACCTTCTGATTGATCGGGGTGTCGATGTTCTGATCGCCACACCAGGCCGTCTGTTGGATCATTTCGAGCGCGGCAAACTGTTGTTGACGGGCGTTCAGATCATGGTGGTGGATGAGGCCGACCGCATGTTGGATATGGGCTTTATCCCCGATATTGAGCGGATTTTCTCGCTGACGCCCTTCACGCGCCAAACTTTCTTTTTCTCTGCCACGATGGCCCCCGAGATTGAGCGTATCACATCAACATTTTTGTCGAATCCCGCGCGGATCGAAGTGGCGCGCCAATCCACGACATCCGACACAATCACGCAGGCGTTGTTTTCTTTCAAACCCACCCGCCGCGACACAAGCGCGAAAGAAAAGCGCACCATGCTGCGCGCCGCGATTGCCGCAGAGGGCGAGGGCTGCACAAATGCCATCATCTTCTGCAATCGCAAGGTGGATGTCGATATAGTCGCAAAATCTTTGAAGAAACACGGGCTGGATGCCGCCCCTATTCATGGCGATTTGGATCAATCGCAACGCATGCGCACCTTGGATGGGTTCCGCGAAGGAAGCCTTCGCTTTCTTGTGGCCTCAGATGTGGCCGCGCGTGGGCTTGATGTGCCAAGCGTAAGCCATGTGTTCAATTATGATGTCCCTTCCCACGCCGAGGATTACGTTCATCGTATTGGCCGCACGGGCCGCGCGGGGCGTAAGGGCCGCGCAATCACCATCGCGGTGCCTGCAGATGAAAAATATCTCACGGCGATTGAGGCCTTGATTGGCAAGCCCATTCCGACTGATGAGCCCCTGCCATGGAGCCCCACAAGCGCGCAAAAGCCGCATGAAGCGGACGCGGCGAATGATGACCGCGACAAGCCACGCCGCAGCCGCGGGGGGCGTGGTCGCCGCAAGCCGCACGAGGGCGATGAGGGCAGCACAGCAAAGACTGAAACAAAGACCGAAGCGCCCAAAGAGGGCCCCGAAGACAACACCCCGCCCCAGCCAACGCCGAGCAGCACGGCGCCGCGCCCCGAGCGCAACCATGACCGCCATGAGCGCGGCGGACGCAATCGCGGCGGACAAGGTGGCGGACATCGTGTTGTTGGCATGGGTGAGCATTTACCAAGCTTTATCGCGCTCAGCTTTGAAGAACGCCGCGGGCCAAGCAGCAGCTATGTCTCTGCCGATGCAGAGGATGAGCAGAGCCAAGCTGAGGCGCAAGAGATAGAGACGCCAGTGGCCGCCACTGAGGAGGCCCCAAAGCCAAAGCGCAAGCGCAGCCCACGCAAACCTAAAGAAAAACCAGAGGCGGCAGGGACAGAAACCCCCGCCGAAGCAGTATCAGAAGAATAA
- a CDS encoding ribonuclease J: MSDRNRLIYLPLGGAGEIGMNAYVYGVGEQGAERLILVDCGVSFPDMDGQPGVDLILPDIAWLEERADRLEGIFITHAHEDHVGALGHLWGRLRAPVYARNFTAIHARRKLEEAGHDPDQVRVVGAYPEVVEAGPFKVQFAPVSHSIPESSGLVIDTEHGRVVHSGDFKIDTNPMVGEPFDEAMWGEIAGKGVLAYICDSTNVFSRHEGRSESQLPEPITALIGRARGMMVATTFASNVARVKTLADAAVANGRSVCLLGRAMQRMIRASVEAGVLTDFPSTVSVEEARDIPRENLMLIVTGSQGERRAASAALSRGSYLGMELKEGDMFLFSSKTIPGNEVSVGRIQNALAEIGVEIVDEQSGFFHVSGHANRPDLEKMHDILRPRILVPNHGEFRHLREHARLATEKGMLGLVAPNGTMLELSGNAPAAVEYVEVARDYLDGSTRVGAYDGVIRDRMKLALNGLVIAALIVDEDDSLIEDAWVELRGLPDHLRNGHGSLTEMLEDELADLLPRLDRKITRDDDKIEEAVRRAIRQSVQAEIGKKPEVSVIISRLVAE; encoded by the coding sequence ATGAGCGATCGAAACAGGCTGATCTATCTTCCCCTTGGCGGGGCAGGTGAGATCGGAATGAACGCATATGTCTATGGTGTTGGAGAACAAGGTGCGGAGCGTTTAATCCTTGTCGATTGCGGCGTCAGCTTTCCCGACATGGATGGTCAACCGGGCGTTGACCTGATCCTGCCTGATATCGCGTGGTTGGAAGAACGCGCAGATCGCCTTGAGGGGATTTTCATCACCCACGCCCATGAAGATCACGTTGGCGCCCTTGGCCATTTGTGGGGGCGCCTGCGCGCGCCTGTTTACGCCCGTAATTTCACGGCCATCCATGCGCGCCGCAAATTGGAGGAGGCGGGTCACGACCCTGATCAGGTGCGGGTCGTTGGGGCCTATCCCGAAGTGGTGGAAGCAGGCCCGTTCAAGGTGCAATTTGCCCCCGTCTCGCATTCCATCCCTGAAAGCTCGGGCCTTGTTATCGACACTGAACATGGCCGTGTGGTGCATTCGGGTGATTTCAAAATCGACACGAACCCGATGGTCGGCGAACCCTTTGACGAAGCCATGTGGGGCGAGATCGCAGGGAAGGGGGTCTTGGCTTATATCTGCGACAGCACCAATGTGTTTTCGCGCCATGAGGGGCGCAGCGAAAGCCAGTTGCCAGAACCCATCACAGCGCTGATTGGGCGCGCGCGGGGTATGATGGTGGCGACCACCTTTGCCTCCAATGTTGCGCGGGTGAAAACCTTGGCCGATGCCGCGGTGGCCAATGGCCGTTCCGTCTGTCTGCTGGGCCGTGCAATGCAACGCATGATCCGCGCCTCGGTCGAGGCGGGCGTGCTGACTGATTTCCCCTCGACCGTGTCAGTTGAGGAGGCCCGCGATATCCCACGCGAAAACCTCATGCTGATTGTGACAGGCAGTCAGGGGGAACGGCGGGCAGCCTCGGCGGCCCTATCGCGCGGCTCTTATTTGGGGATGGAGCTGAAAGAGGGCGACATGTTCCTGTTCTCATCCAAAACAATTCCGGGCAATGAGGTTTCCGTGGGGCGTATTCAAAACGCGCTTGCAGAAATCGGGGTAGAGATTGTGGATGAACAATCAGGCTTTTTCCATGTGTCGGGCCATGCCAATCGCCCCGATTTGGAAAAGATGCATGATATTTTGCGTCCACGTATCCTTGTGCCCAATCATGGTGAATTCCGCCATTTGCGCGAACATGCGCGGCTTGCCACGGAAAAGGGAATGCTTGGCCTTGTAGCGCCAAATGGCACAATGTTGGAATTGTCGGGCAATGCGCCCGCTGCGGTGGAATATGTCGAGGTCGCGCGCGATTACCTAGATGGCAGCACACGGGTGGGCGCCTATGACGGGGTGATCCGTGATCGCATGAAACTGGCCCTAAACGGCCTCGTGATTGCGGCGCTGATTGTCGATGAGGATGACAGCTTGATTGAAGATGCATGGGTCGAGCTGCGTGGTCTGCCAGATCATTTGCGCAATGGCCATGGCAGTTTAACCGAGATGCTCGAGGATGAATTGGCCGATCTTCTGCCGCGTCTGGATCGCAAGATCACCCGTGATGACGACAAGATTGAAGAGGCGGTGCGCCGCGCCATCCGCCAATCTGTTCAGGCTGAAATCGGCAAAAAGCCAGAGGTCAGCGTGATCATCAGCCGCCTTGTTGCGGAATAA
- a CDS encoding type III pantothenate kinase, whose translation MLLCVDCGNTNTVFSLWDGAQFLCTLRTATEHQRTADQYYVWYSTLMDHYGLKPKIDAVIISSTVPRVVFNLRVLCDRYFDCRPLVVGKSECLLPVLPRVDAGTQVGPDRLVNTAGAYDRHGGDLIVVDFGTATTFDVVAEDGAYVGGVIAPGVNLSLEALHHAAAALPHVDVTKPQSVIGTNTVACMQSGVFWGYVGLVRGICDRIRAERDRPMRIVGTGGLAPLFSTGDVLFDRIEDDLTMHGLTVIHKYNEEQAS comes from the coding sequence ATGCTTCTTTGCGTGGATTGCGGCAATACGAATACAGTGTTTTCCCTATGGGATGGCGCGCAATTTCTGTGCACATTACGCACCGCAACCGAGCATCAACGCACCGCAGATCAATATTACGTTTGGTATTCGACCCTGATGGATCATTATGGGCTAAAACCCAAGATTGACGCGGTGATTATCTCCTCAACTGTGCCACGCGTGGTCTTTAACTTGCGCGTGTTGTGTGATCGCTATTTCGACTGCCGCCCGCTTGTGGTTGGTAAATCTGAGTGTCTCTTGCCTGTGCTGCCACGGGTGGATGCAGGCACGCAAGTGGGGCCTGACCGCTTGGTCAATACCGCGGGCGCCTATGATCGCCATGGCGGCGATTTGATTGTGGTGGATTTTGGCACAGCAACCACCTTTGACGTTGTGGCCGAAGATGGCGCTTATGTGGGTGGTGTTATCGCGCCTGGCGTAAACCTTAGCCTTGAAGCATTGCATCACGCAGCCGCCGCCTTGCCCCATGTGGATGTGACAAAACCGCAATCGGTGATTGGCACCAATACGGTGGCCTGCATGCAGTCGGGCGTGTTTTGGGGCTATGTGGGCCTTGTGCGTGGTATTTGTGACCGCATTCGCGCCGAGCGCGACCGCCCGATGCGGATAGTTGGGACAGGGGGGCTTGCGCCGCTCTTCTCTACGGGCGATGTGTTGTTTGACAGGATCGAAGATGATCTGACCATGCATGGTCTGACCGTGATCCATAAATATAACGAGGAACAGGCAAGCTGA